A stretch of the Aminipila terrae genome encodes the following:
- a CDS encoding MATE family efflux transporter, translating to MKKNQQDLTVGSIAEKLIKFSIPLFIANLLQSFYSLVDMLVVGRVVGKSGLAAVSNASMISFIITSICIGITMGGTVLIAQYKGANDEVGQKETMGTLFSISTIASVIVTLTGLLVYKPVFGLLNVPDGAMQDACEYMEIICAGTFFVFGYNAVCSIMKGFGDSKSSMYFVVVATVINVILDLILVGPLGFGTKGAAYATVFSQAVSFILSILYLRRNSFIFDFTFKSFKINMDKAFPILKIGMPTAIQMVIVNMSYLLITGMLNNFGISVAAASGIGLKVSTFAGMPCWAIGQAITAMVGQNMGAKNIGRVKKTTIVGLRLNLMITLLVVILVQLFAEPIIRIFNPASVDVVRDGVLYLRICCSINSLLYATMYTFDSLAIGVGSANIAMLNALLDAVVVRLPMSWFLAFFLSYGFAGIYIGEAMSPVLPAITGLVYFKSKAWQSRQMIEI from the coding sequence ATGAAAAAGAATCAACAGGATTTAACGGTGGGAAGTATAGCCGAAAAACTAATAAAGTTTTCCATACCCTTGTTTATAGCCAATTTGTTACAGTCATTTTACAGTCTTGTAGATATGTTAGTGGTTGGCCGGGTTGTTGGGAAATCTGGACTGGCGGCAGTCAGCAATGCATCCATGATTAGTTTTATTATCACCTCAATCTGTATTGGCATTACAATGGGAGGCACGGTACTAATTGCCCAGTATAAGGGGGCAAATGATGAAGTGGGGCAAAAAGAAACAATGGGAACATTGTTTAGTATATCAACAATTGCATCTGTAATTGTTACGTTAACAGGATTACTTGTATATAAACCGGTATTTGGTCTCCTTAACGTTCCTGACGGTGCAATGCAAGATGCTTGTGAGTATATGGAGATAATATGTGCTGGAACATTTTTCGTGTTCGGCTATAATGCTGTTTGTTCCATTATGAAAGGTTTTGGTGATTCAAAAAGTTCCATGTACTTTGTTGTAGTAGCTACTGTTATCAATGTTATTTTAGATTTGATTTTAGTAGGGCCTTTAGGATTTGGAACAAAGGGAGCCGCGTATGCAACGGTATTTTCACAAGCAGTTTCTTTTATACTTTCAATTCTCTATTTACGTCGTAACAGCTTTATTTTTGACTTTACATTTAAAAGTTTTAAAATAAATATGGATAAAGCCTTCCCCATATTAAAAATTGGCATGCCCACTGCAATTCAGATGGTAATTGTGAATATGTCTTACCTCCTTATTACTGGCATGCTGAATAATTTTGGCATTTCTGTGGCAGCAGCTTCTGGCATTGGATTAAAAGTAAGTACTTTTGCAGGTATGCCTTGCTGGGCAATTGGACAGGCTATTACAGCCATGGTGGGACAAAACATGGGTGCAAAAAATATTGGACGTGTAAAGAAAACCACAATAGTAGGATTGCGGCTTAATTTAATGATTACTTTGTTAGTAGTAATATTGGTACAATTATTTGCAGAGCCGATTATTAGGATTTTCAATCCTGCAAGTGTGGATGTGGTAAGAGATGGTGTCTTATACTTAAGAATTTGCTGTTCTATTAACAGCCTGCTATATGCAACAATGTATACCTTTGACTCATTGGCTATTGGGGTAGGTTCTGCAAATATAGCCATGCTCAATGCGTTACTGGATGCAGTTGTAGTGCGTCTGCCAATGAGTTGGTTCCTGGCATTTTTCCTTAGCTATGGATTCGCAGGTATTTATATTGGTGAGGCTATGTCACCTGTTTTGCCTGCAATAACAGGATTGGTTTATTTTAAAAGTAAAGCATGGCAATCCAGACAAATGATAGAAATTTAA
- a CDS encoding helix-turn-helix transcriptional regulator, with the protein MKNKVRELRKRLKLTQDEFAQELGVTRQTINAIENNKYNPTLELAIKAAKFLGVPVEELFILD; encoded by the coding sequence ATGAAGAATAAAGTCAGGGAGCTTAGAAAGCGATTAAAATTAACACAAGATGAGTTTGCACAAGAACTGGGAGTAACAAGACAGACAATAAATGCAATTGAAAACAATAAGTACAATCCTACACTTGAATTGGCCATAAAAGCAGCAAAGTTTTTGGGTGTACCCGTTGAAGAATTATTTATTCTTGATTGA
- a CDS encoding TRM11 family SAM-dependent methyltransferase gives MKSGQYIYNVNYNEQDYNLCAFEVKALFDDELENKVLFTNKEIDPSVSPFLKNRIKIIYKKKTFHEILDSILADDFRANDFMVQYVAMYKRDPNISQGKKLSKEAGLRIYGYPSFQSPKIMLGITYYQDYWYFGYLKQNNFKWRAHKQKPYSFSSALGVNMAKVLINVASRGDTSKRLIDTCCGVGTVILEGIFAGYDICGWEINPKVAELARLNLTHYEYNAKIVTGDMKDIRDFYDVVIVDLPYNNFSHFDGEKQWSIIRHAKKIANRMIIVTSADIRENLYAEQLKIMDYCRAEKTIKGDFVRYIWICEN, from the coding sequence ATGAAAAGTGGGCAATATATTTATAACGTAAACTACAATGAGCAGGACTATAATTTATGCGCCTTTGAAGTGAAAGCACTCTTTGATGATGAGCTTGAAAATAAAGTATTATTTACAAACAAAGAAATTGATCCATCTGTTAGTCCTTTCCTGAAGAATAGAATAAAGATTATATATAAGAAAAAGACATTCCACGAAATTCTTGATTCAATTTTGGCAGATGATTTTAGAGCCAATGATTTTATGGTTCAATATGTTGCCATGTATAAAAGAGACCCAAATATCAGCCAGGGTAAAAAGTTATCGAAAGAAGCAGGGCTTCGCATATATGGTTACCCATCTTTTCAATCACCTAAAATTATGTTAGGCATTACATATTATCAGGATTATTGGTATTTTGGATATTTAAAACAAAATAATTTTAAGTGGCGTGCTCATAAGCAAAAACCCTATTCCTTTTCCAGTGCATTAGGAGTCAATATGGCTAAAGTTCTTATAAATGTAGCAAGCAGAGGGGATACTTCAAAACGCTTAATTGACACTTGTTGTGGTGTCGGGACCGTTATTTTAGAAGGCATTTTTGCAGGATATGATATATGTGGATGGGAGATTAATCCCAAAGTTGCAGAACTTGCCCGTTTAAATTTAACTCACTATGAATATAATGCTAAAATAGTGACAGGGGATATGAAAGATATCAGAGATTTTTATGATGTGGTGATTGTTGATTTGCCATATAATAACTTCAGTCATTTTGATGGAGAAAAACAATGGAGTATCATCAGACACGCTAAAAAGATTGCAAATAGAATGATTATTGTAACGTCAGCGGATATTAGAGAAAACCTATATGCAGAACAATTAAAGATAATGGATTACTGTCGGGCAGAAAAAACTATCAAAGGAGATTTTGTTCGATACATCTGGATATGCGAGAATTAA
- a CDS encoding magnesium transporter CorA family protein — MLKIYKTIENNLTRVNSLKEQNLWIDVTNPTEKELKVLCNRFNLDIDLLRAPLDHEERPRIEAYDNQVLILISMPHSSSDKSPIIYNTIPLGIVVTEEVIVTVALKESMLIEQFIKTKSAPVTQKRTRFVLQLLYSNARLFLSCLKEIDKKSTEIEQHLHKSSKNEELINLLNLEKSLVYFTTALRSNESVFEKLLRTYLRKVHDEESQVTVKVLKKYEEDEELLEDVITENKQAIDMADIYTNILGGTMDAFASIISNNLNIVMKFLAIITIVMAIPTIVTSFFGMNVPLPYQNCPYAYIGIVLLTIILMICGALIITKKKMY; from the coding sequence ATGCTGAAAATTTACAAAACTATTGAGAACAACCTCACAAGAGTAAACTCATTGAAAGAACAAAATCTCTGGATTGATGTTACTAATCCAACAGAAAAAGAATTGAAGGTGCTTTGTAATCGTTTTAATCTGGATATTGACCTGTTAAGGGCACCTTTAGACCATGAAGAAAGGCCAAGGATAGAGGCATATGATAATCAGGTATTGATTTTAATCAGTATGCCACATTCATCTTCGGATAAATCGCCGATTATTTATAACACCATTCCACTGGGAATTGTGGTTACAGAAGAGGTGATTGTAACGGTGGCTTTAAAAGAAAGTATGCTTATTGAACAGTTTATAAAAACCAAAAGTGCTCCAGTTACTCAGAAACGGACACGATTTGTTCTTCAACTGCTTTATAGTAATGCAAGACTATTTCTGAGCTGTCTTAAAGAGATTGACAAGAAATCCACAGAAATTGAGCAGCACTTGCACAAGTCTTCAAAAAATGAAGAACTTATTAATCTGCTGAACTTAGAAAAAAGTCTGGTTTATTTTACGACTGCATTGCGTTCTAACGAAAGTGTATTTGAAAAACTGCTTCGGACTTATTTAAGAAAAGTTCACGATGAAGAAAGTCAGGTCACTGTTAAAGTCCTGAAAAAGTATGAAGAGGATGAGGAACTTCTTGAAGATGTAATCACTGAAAATAAGCAGGCTATCGATATGGCTGATATATATACAAATATTCTGGGTGGTACCATGGATGCTTTTGCATCAATCATTTCAAACAATTTAAATATTGTCATGAAGTTTCTGGCTATTATTACAATCGTAATGGCGATACCAACAATTGTTACAAGCTTTTTTGGAATGAATGTACCATTGCCTTATCAGAATTGTCCGTATGCATACATTGGAATTGTTCTGTTAACTATTATTCTAATGATATGTGGTGCCTTAATTATAACAAAGAAGAAAATGTACTAA
- a CDS encoding ferredoxin, producing MRLKINEGCIGCGLCEGTCPEVFSLKDDGKAQIHKQPEQNELNKVKEAIELCPAGVIELSNW from the coding sequence ATGAGATTGAAAATTAACGAAGGATGTATCGGTTGTGGTTTGTGTGAAGGAACATGTCCTGAAGTCTTTTCTTTAAAGGATGACGGGAAAGCTCAAATTCATAAGCAGCCAGAACAAAATGAATTAAACAAAGTAAAAGAAGCTATAGAATTATGTCCCGCTGGAGTAATTGAACTATCCAACTGGTAA
- a CDS encoding TetR/AcrR family transcriptional regulator, which produces MEELRNHKIFTMEDIKRNTLITVAISKFAKNGYKKTTTDEIILEADISKGLLFHYFGTKKDLYVFLFKYSINTVMQEYYTQIDLQERDILKRLRNSFLLKFQLTNKYPAIFDFIASAFFERDPVVVHEISEYTKLLYFDVQNEILKNIDLSLFKKNVNTEKALNIILFTLRGYSDSQTSPNKRIEDYNKEISRYSKEIDVYISMLRTAFYKEDR; this is translated from the coding sequence ATGGAAGAATTGAGGAATCACAAGATATTTACAATGGAAGATATAAAGCGCAACACTCTTATTACTGTAGCCATAAGCAAGTTCGCAAAGAACGGTTATAAAAAGACTACTACAGATGAAATCATTTTAGAAGCAGATATATCAAAGGGGCTGCTTTTTCATTATTTCGGTACAAAAAAGGATTTATATGTATTTCTGTTCAAATATTCTATCAATACTGTCATGCAGGAATACTATACACAAATCGATTTACAGGAAAGAGATATTTTAAAAAGATTGCGAAATTCATTTTTATTGAAGTTTCAACTAACCAATAAATATCCTGCTATTTTTGATTTCATAGCTTCTGCCTTTTTTGAAAGAGACCCTGTGGTAGTCCATGAAATTAGTGAGTACACAAAGCTATTGTATTTTGATGTACAGAATGAAATACTAAAAAATATTGATTTATCTCTGTTTAAGAAAAATGTTAATACAGAAAAGGCGCTAAATATTATACTCTTTACACTTAGAGGTTACAGTGATTCTCAGACTTCTCCCAATAAAAGAATAGAAGATTACAACAAGGAGATTTCAAGGTATTCCAAAGAAATTGATGTATATATATCCATGCTGCGTACCGCATTTTATAAGGAGGACAGGTAG
- a CDS encoding APC family permease gives MINKFLDVLIGRPLANEKGSKEKYNVPFGLAIMASDAISSVAYGAQEILFVLIVLGAASYQWLTWTSCMIIGLLAILTISYIQIINAYPQGGGAYKVAKENLGSKAGLCASAGLIIDYILTVAVSASAGADAIVSAFENLGLYKVEIVVALIIILTILNLRGISESSKIFALPTYVFIFSMIFMIVYGLFKYFVLHIHPEPMYTVPDGTVSNISIFLILKAFSSGCSALTGVEAVSNSVPNFQEPSPKNAKIVMVLLAALIFFIFGGTSVLAKFYTAVPIVNGPTVVSQIAFAVFHKGFMYYVVQFSTAVILLMACNTAFTGFPMLMYIVGKDGYAPKQFTIRGKRLSFSVGIVALSLIACILVITFKADTHRIIPLYAIGVFISFTLSQFGMVNHWRKSKGKNWKHGVVINGIGSVVTFFATIIILFEKFTEGAFIVLIIIPIIIMAQVKIKAHYDKIAAGLSVSNVRLNKVDFKIKYDHVIVVPIASFNKAAIGALQYAQSLGGKVIALNISTDMESMDKLKHRWNQLNTDMMLISKYSPYRAVVTPLLDNIYQIADAAEEEDEKITVIVPQFMTHGILGSILHNHTGLFIRESLLKKGNIIVATYPFNLDSEDDND, from the coding sequence ATGATAAATAAGTTTTTAGATGTTCTGATTGGAAGGCCTTTAGCCAATGAAAAAGGCAGCAAAGAAAAGTATAATGTTCCTTTTGGACTGGCAATCATGGCTAGTGATGCCATATCCTCTGTAGCTTACGGAGCCCAGGAAATACTTTTCGTCCTTATTGTCCTTGGTGCCGCTTCTTATCAGTGGCTGACATGGACTTCCTGTATGATTATAGGTCTGCTCGCCATATTGACCATTTCATATATACAGATTATCAATGCGTATCCACAAGGCGGGGGAGCTTACAAGGTAGCCAAGGAGAACTTAGGGTCCAAGGCCGGCCTCTGTGCCAGTGCGGGACTGATTATTGACTATATCCTTACAGTTGCCGTGAGCGCTAGTGCTGGTGCAGACGCCATTGTGTCTGCATTTGAAAACCTGGGATTGTACAAGGTGGAAATTGTTGTTGCTTTAATAATTATTCTGACCATACTGAACCTGAGGGGAATCAGTGAATCCTCAAAAATATTTGCACTACCTACCTACGTATTCATTTTCAGTATGATTTTTATGATTGTTTACGGCTTGTTTAAATACTTTGTACTGCACATTCATCCGGAACCTATGTATACTGTTCCAGATGGTACTGTTTCCAATATTTCAATATTTTTGATATTAAAAGCCTTTTCTTCCGGATGCTCTGCACTGACCGGAGTAGAGGCCGTGAGTAACTCTGTGCCTAATTTTCAGGAACCAAGCCCGAAAAATGCCAAGATTGTTATGGTTTTACTGGCAGCGCTGATATTTTTTATCTTTGGGGGGACTTCAGTCCTTGCGAAATTTTATACGGCTGTTCCTATTGTCAATGGACCAACAGTTGTATCCCAGATTGCTTTTGCAGTTTTCCATAAAGGGTTTATGTATTATGTGGTTCAGTTCAGTACAGCGGTTATCCTGCTCATGGCGTGCAACACCGCCTTTACAGGGTTCCCTATGCTTATGTACATTGTGGGAAAAGATGGTTATGCACCAAAACAGTTTACCATCCGTGGAAAACGACTAAGTTTTTCTGTAGGAATCGTAGCGCTATCCTTAATAGCATGCATTCTGGTTATTACATTTAAAGCAGATACCCACAGAATCATCCCCCTTTATGCCATCGGGGTATTTATCTCCTTTACGTTAAGTCAGTTTGGTATGGTAAACCATTGGAGAAAGTCAAAGGGGAAGAACTGGAAACACGGGGTTGTGATAAATGGTATCGGTTCAGTGGTGACTTTTTTTGCAACCATCATCATCTTGTTTGAAAAATTCACGGAAGGGGCTTTTATTGTATTAATCATCATTCCGATTATCATCATGGCACAGGTTAAGATTAAAGCTCATTATGATAAGATTGCCGCCGGATTAAGTGTCAGCAATGTGAGATTAAATAAAGTGGATTTTAAGATAAAGTATGATCATGTCATAGTAGTTCCAATCGCTTCCTTTAATAAGGCCGCCATAGGTGCTTTGCAGTATGCCCAGAGTCTGGGGGGCAAGGTTATTGCCCTGAACATTTCAACGGATATGGAATCTATGGATAAGTTAAAACACAGGTGGAACCAGTTAAACACGGATATGATGCTAATTTCAAAATATTCCCCATACCGTGCTGTAGTAACCCCATTGTTAGATAATATTTACCAGATAGCAGATGCTGCGGAAGAGGAAGACGAAAAGATAACGGTCATTGTACCCCAGTTTATGACCCATGGAATTTTGGGAAGTATTTTACATAATCACACTGGATTATTTATACGGGAAAGTTTATTGAAAAAGGGTAACATTATTGTAGCTACCTATCCATTTAATCTGGATAGCGAAGATGACAATGATTAA
- a CDS encoding SatD family protein, whose translation MKKYSALIIDLKKSRSYMTMDRIDIQIYIKDTISILNKIFNNALQLDVVFSAGDEIQGLFDSPQSAYLYFRLFNMLISPVEIRAGIGVGEWNIKIDSAISTEQDGLAYHNARYAINSVEDSLGYSILLYSGGKNDIYINSAINTATILAGSQSEYQNELYLMTELMYPLDVNGVIDQNSILQLNSLIKKKNQMAYYTKWKSNRSIKKYPLMIEFDCELDVTPMDVEGCKESFFVSSGRIRGLSKRLSEILGTSRQNVEKSIKAGNIYQARNSTIVALKLMKEYIGG comes from the coding sequence ATGAAAAAATATTCAGCATTAATTATTGATTTAAAGAAATCCAGATCTTATATGACAATGGATAGAATTGATATACAAATTTATATAAAAGACACCATTTCCATTTTGAATAAGATTTTTAACAATGCTTTGCAGCTTGATGTAGTATTTAGCGCAGGGGATGAGATACAAGGGTTATTTGATTCCCCACAATCAGCTTATTTATATTTCCGTTTATTTAATATGCTGATTTCTCCCGTTGAAATCAGAGCAGGAATAGGAGTAGGAGAATGGAATATAAAAATTGACAGTGCCATTTCAACAGAGCAGGATGGACTAGCGTATCACAATGCAAGATATGCTATAAATAGTGTTGAAGATTCATTAGGATATTCCATTCTTTTATATTCTGGCGGCAAGAATGATATATATATTAACTCAGCAATTAATACAGCCACTATATTGGCTGGTAGTCAGAGTGAATATCAAAACGAACTATACCTTATGACAGAATTAATGTATCCCCTTGATGTAAACGGAGTAATTGATCAAAACAGTATTTTGCAATTAAATAGTTTAATTAAGAAAAAAAATCAGATGGCCTATTATACAAAATGGAAATCCAATAGAAGCATAAAAAAATATCCCCTAATGATAGAATTTGATTGTGAATTGGATGTGACTCCAATGGATGTTGAGGGATGTAAAGAAAGCTTTTTTGTTTCATCTGGAAGAATCAGAGGTTTATCTAAAAGATTATCGGAAATTCTGGGAACAAGCAGGCAGAATGTGGAAAAATCCATAAAAGCAGGAAACATTTATCAAGCAAGAAATTCCACTATTGTTGCATTAAAGTTGATGAAAGAATATATTGGAGGATAA
- a CDS encoding DUF3307 domain-containing protein, translating to MLAFLLIIGHLIGDFVLQTSRMATEKQQNFSKLLQHCGIYMVVIFIILLISSKPVDAVWISLIIGMSHFMIDFFRNHADKKCNDRISVFLFFIDQILHISICVIVVWCFNLKIDLNTPMGLMVKTFGETNTRNSIIYVLLYLSMCQPAAVAIKKILLYIENQENMKPDSNDVTTYNAGYIIGILERIIITTLVLQNEVSTIGFVLAAKSLARYQQLDQQKFAEKYLVGTLGSVVIAIIVTLVLKNMLVSVS from the coding sequence ATGCTGGCATTTTTACTTATAATCGGGCACTTAATTGGAGATTTTGTTTTACAAACCTCCCGAATGGCCACAGAAAAACAACAAAATTTTTCGAAATTATTACAACATTGTGGCATATATATGGTTGTGATATTTATAATTTTATTGATTTCTTCAAAACCTGTGGATGCTGTATGGATCAGCCTAATTATTGGAATGTCCCATTTTATGATTGATTTCTTTAGAAATCATGCGGATAAAAAATGTAATGATCGCATTAGCGTATTTTTATTCTTTATTGATCAAATTTTACATATTAGCATTTGTGTAATAGTTGTCTGGTGTTTTAATTTAAAAATTGATCTGAATACACCTATGGGCCTTATGGTTAAGACCTTTGGTGAAACAAATACAAGAAATTCAATAATATACGTATTGCTTTATTTGTCTATGTGTCAACCAGCTGCTGTTGCAATTAAAAAAATTCTATTATACATTGAAAACCAGGAGAACATGAAACCAGACAGTAATGATGTGACAACCTATAATGCCGGGTACATTATTGGAATTCTTGAAAGAATTATTATTACTACTTTAGTGTTACAGAATGAAGTATCCACAATAGGTTTTGTCCTGGCAGCAAAGAGTTTAGCCAGATATCAACAATTGGACCAACAAAAATTTGCAGAAAAATATTTAGTAGGTACCCTAGGCAGTGTGGTAATTGCTATTATAGTGACATTGGTTTTAAAGAACATGCTGGTAAGTGTTAGCTGA